A region of the Pirellulales bacterium genome:
CATCGGCATCGCGCAACTTCCGCACGATCTGCTCAGGACTATGCCGCGTCCTACGTTTCGTCGTCATTGTGAAAGTCTCCTTGCCCATCGGGCTAAAGACCTTCATAACAACTGGATCAGTTTTTCAACAGCAGGCCACTTGCGGCTGCATTCGAACTCTGTTTTGAATCATCGCCATTTACCGCTCTCTATCCGTTGGTTTGCAGTACAACATGACGCAGAAGGTTGCTTGCTTGCCGGCCGACTGAGAATAAGAAAACAGGCGTGCGGTGACCTCATAAAAGCCACTTTTTGGCGCGGTGACGACTTCTCCCACATCTGGAATCGGAATGGGAGTTTCCGAAACCATTTCGGCATCCTCACCAATGCCGTCCCCGTTTACATCTAGAAATCGAACTTCATAAGCCATGCGAGACCTCCTTAAAGCCATGAAAGCGATGGGATTCAGGCTACGGCCATTATATAACGATGAGTGCCGCCGGGCATTCCCACTTTGCTGATACTGCAATGTCTGTCACATCGTTCGTCACGAAATGGCGGAGACTATCGAGATCATCAGCCTACTGCTCGACGATTGCCTTGGTGTAAATGCACCTTTGCATTTTGATCCCTGACGTCTATACTCAAGCATAGGAGTTGTCGGAAGACTAGCTGAATGGCAACCGGTGATTCCGGGGGCTTGTTAACGTGTAAGCCGACGTGATGAATGCCTTACGCATTTGTTACGGCGGTTTTTTTATTGTCCTGTAATGATCGTGCAACGTCGATCATCATGGGGTCTTGATGCATCGATCTCGAACATGGCGAAATCAATTGCAACCGACGAACATTCGCAGCGTAAGAACGCACCGGTTGTACCCGACCAATTGAAGTTCGAATCGGAAGATAATTTCTATCGTGAACTTCGCAGCCGTGTTAATGGCTACTTCCAGCACTCCGGAAGAAGTCAGCGCGATTGCGTGCGAATGTATGTTAAAACCACCCTTGTGCTCGTGTGGTTCGCGGCATCGTATGTGTTATTGGTGTTCAACGTAACGACGGGATGGGTAGCCGTGCCGGTCGCCACTTCCTTGGCGCTATCCATGGCAGCAATTGGATTTAATATCCAACATGACGGCAGCCACGGAGCGTACTCCAAACATCCGTGGATCAATAAACTGATGGCAATGACGTTGGATTTGCTTGGCGGCAGTTCGTATGGTTGGGCTTGCAAGCACAACATCGTCCATCACACTTACGCGAACATCCACGGCCACGACGATGACATCGACATCGGTATCCTCGGCCGGCTGTCGCCACACCAGAGGCGTTTCAAATTTCACCGCTGGCAGTTCATTTATCTCTGGTTTCTTTACGGTTTTGTGGCGGTCAAATGGCACTTTTACGACGATTTCCGAGATGTGATCAATGGTCGCTTTGGCGGGCGGCGGCATGCAAGGCCGAAAGGCTGGGACCTCGCGATCTTCGTTGGAGGCAAAGCATTATTCTTTTCGCTGGTTCTGGTAGTCCCTCTGATGCTCCATTCAGTGTGGGCCGTGTTGGGATATTACTTGGCGGTGTCGTTCGTCGAGGGAATTGCACTAAGCATGGTTTTCCAACTGCCACACTGTGTGGAACAAGCGGCGTTTCCGCTGCCGCAAACAAACAGCAGTCGGATGGAAACGTCCTGGGCGATGCATCAGGTTCAAACTACGGTGAATTATGCCTGCGGGAATCGACTGCTTTCTTGGTTTATTGGTGGGCTGAATTTCCAAATCGAACACCATCTGTTTCCAAGAATTTGTCATGTCAATTACCCTGCGATAGCGCCGCTTGTCGAACAAACGTGCGAGGAGTTTGGGGTATGCTACAAGACCAATAATACCTTTCGTTCGGCCATTGCATCGCATTACCGCTGGTTGCGGAAGATGGGGATGCCAGGCGCTATTCCCGAAGAGTTGGAATTGGTAAGGAAGTGTCCCGCATGCGATGCAGAATACGCGTTAATTACTGCTTTCATAAAATAATGCAAGATATACCGCTCACAATCAACTATACCCCTTGCTTTCCTACCACTGCCGTATAAGGTGTATGCAGGAGAAGTGTCCAGATGAACAGTCGGACGCTGCTCCACAGAATGGATCGTGTGTAGTTTCGGATGACTAACTAAAGAGCAATCCGCCGCCGCGGATGGCTAGTTAACAAGTAAACCGACGTAGTTGATCACCTCAGGGTGACGGGCTACGTCGGTTTTTTATTGGCTTGTGGCGGAAATCAGATGGGCGCTTTGCCCGCAACGTCATGGGCTTCGTTTTTAGGAGGAATTCCAGATGCCAGTGAAAACCAAACACGAATCGACCCAACATCATCACGTTGCCGCAGGAGAACATGAGGCGGCAGCGCACCATCACCGAGAAGCGGCGAATCATCACGAGTGTGGTGAGCACGACAAGGCGAAGCAGCACAGTGCTAGCGCTCAGGAGCACAGCCAAGAAGCGGACAAGAGTTCCAAGATGGCACACCAACACTCGCAGAAATAGTCAGTGCACAACGTGGCGGTGAAGGAGAAGTCATGCTGAGCCAGTCGATCCAGACGGAACTGCGCCGACTTCAGTTGCATCCAGTGAATCTGGACGTTGTGTCGGAGATTGATGGCAACATCGTGCTGCAAGGCAGCCTGCTGCGGAGCTGGCAAGTGCCCAGGTGCATTGACGGACAATGGTTTCTCAAGGTGCTCATGGGCTTGCCCGACTTAGCGGGTCCCAAGGTGACAATGGACGCCTTTTACGAGGCTTACTTAGCCAAAGGTGTGGGCAATGTTTAATCGCGGCACGCAAACTCGACGGTGCCGTAAGAAGAAGTGGAACTGGTAGTCGCTTCTCGGCTCATTGGCGTATTCAAGGAATTGATCGTGAAGTCGGTGACGGAAATGAGACGGGCAATTTGCCCTGAAACGTCGCCGCCTTCGTTTTTAGGAGAAAGTTCACATGTTGAAGAAAGTATCGTCTATTTTTGCACTAACCGCGGCGCTAGCCACTGCGAGCGCGTTTGCCCAAGAAAGCACAAATCGTGGTGCTGATTCAGCCAGGGCAGTCACCGCGAATAAAGTGGTTCTTGACTCAACAAAAAAGCTGGATGTGGTCGACACGGCTGCGGAAGCAGGCTCGTTCAAAACGCTGACCTCTCTACTCAAAGAAGCCGAACTCGTTGAAACTCTAAAGGGAACCGGGCCGTTCACTGTGTTTGCGCCCACGGACGAAGCCTTCGCCAAGCTGCCAAAAGGCGCGGTCGAATCGTTGCTCAATCCTCAGAATCGAGAAAAGCTGATCGCGATACTCAAATATCACGTAGTTCCCGGGACCGTGAT
Encoded here:
- a CDS encoding fasciclin domain-containing protein, which translates into the protein MLKKVSSIFALTAALATASAFAQESTNRGADSARAVTANKVVLDSTKKLDVVDTAAEAGSFKTLTSLLKEAELVETLKGTGPFTVFAPTDEAFAKLPKGAVESLLNPQNREKLIAILKYHVVPGTVMAADIAKMKIAKTINGESLSIKTQENTVMVNNAKVTKPDIACTNGVIHVIDTVLMPKE
- a CDS encoding acyl-CoA desaturase; amino-acid sequence: MIVQRRSSWGLDASISNMAKSIATDEHSQRKNAPVVPDQLKFESEDNFYRELRSRVNGYFQHSGRSQRDCVRMYVKTTLVLVWFAASYVLLVFNVTTGWVAVPVATSLALSMAAIGFNIQHDGSHGAYSKHPWINKLMAMTLDLLGGSSYGWACKHNIVHHTYANIHGHDDDIDIGILGRLSPHQRRFKFHRWQFIYLWFLYGFVAVKWHFYDDFRDVINGRFGGRRHARPKGWDLAIFVGGKALFFSLVLVVPLMLHSVWAVLGYYLAVSFVEGIALSMVFQLPHCVEQAAFPLPQTNSSRMETSWAMHQVQTTVNYACGNRLLSWFIGGLNFQIEHHLFPRICHVNYPAIAPLVEQTCEEFGVCYKTNNTFRSAIASHYRWLRKMGMPGAIPEELELVRKCPACDAEYALITAFIK